A genomic window from Lotus japonicus ecotype B-129 chromosome 1, LjGifu_v1.2 includes:
- the LOC130734525 gene encoding peroxisomal membrane protein PEX14-like isoform X3: MATQSPSGQTTGIGGEIVQPANVDQHSSDSVTSVFVNSEPIREDQVQNAVKFLSHPKVRGSPVIHRRTFLERKGLSKEEIDEAFRRVPDSPPSVQTQDGQLNSSSNIQQQGQPQALQPAVSASTAVTTSRGILSWYSFHWSHALVTVGFLVTSCAGTTILIKKSVLPRLKSWIRNVVFEEDYGQLKKNNSKPSLAEEVAHAAKAAAAAAAEMAKASQEMLSSKSEEKRYFVEVVSLLDKQVQEMKVMTNAIRRLEASGGHSLSKIDDYQVAQTSSKQLIANGKEDYELRSGKTSLAPASVEPSNAPHPKSYMEIMAMIQRGEKPSNIRDIDDSPPNPYQQPSNPRLAPRAKPWEVNQVQTNSTQVLQSQVNGKEFKIPESWSQTKNVRITETDNVIEYNGAPAASSQQPVQRVWVPPQPPPVAMSAAAEAIRRPKPIVPKESMTADQPVTHSADISDGVEIISKSKSEGAIESIRVNSLVSSGEIQGLNHEEQ; this comes from the exons ATGGCTACTCAATCGCCTTCTGGTCAAACCACAG gtaTAGGTGGTGAAATTGTGCAACCTGCAAATGTTGATCAGCATAGTTCCGATTCAGTGACGTCGGTTTTCGTGAATTCTGAGCCAATTCGGGAGGATCAAGTTCAGAATGCTGTGAAATTTCTGTCACACCCGAAGGTGAGAGGTTCGCCTGTTATCCATAGGCGCACATTTCTGGAGAGGAAGGGGCTCTCGAAGGAGGAGATAGATGAAGCATTTCGGCGAGTGCCT GATTCGCCTCCGAGTGTGCAGACTCAAG ATGGACAGTTAAACTCATCATCAAACATTCAGCAGCAAGGCCAGCCACAGGCTTTACAGCCAGCTGTATCTGCTTCTACTGCCGTTACTACTTCGCGGGGAATCTTATCATGGTACAGTTTTCACTGGTCACATGCCCTTGTTACTGTTGGATTTCTGGTTACTTCATGTGCTGGAACAACTATACTAATTAAG AAATCTGTTCTTCCTCGGTTAAAATCTTGGATACGCAACGTTGTCTTCGAAGAAGATTATGGccaattaaagaaaaataactCAAAACCATCATTGGCCGAAGAAGTTGCACACGCAGCAAAAGCAGCTGCAGCTGCAGCTGCCGAAATGGCGAAAGCCAGCCAAGAGATGCTGAGTTCAAAAAGTGAAG AGAAGAGATACTTTGTAGAAGTTGTGAGCCTTTTAGATAAGCAAGTGCAAGAAATGAAGGTAATGACTAATGCGATAAGAAGATTGGAAG CTTCAGGTGGACACTCCCTCTCAAAGATAGATGATTACCAAGTCGCTCAGACAAGTTCAAAG CAATTAATTGCGAATGGAAAGGAAGACTATGAGTTGCGTTCAG GGAAAACATCATTGGCTCCTGCTTCTGTTGAACCATCTAATGCTCCTCATCCAAAGTCATATATGGAG ATAATGGCCATGATCCAAAGAGGAGAGAAGCCTTCTAACATTAGA GATATTGATGATTCACCCCCAAACCCTTATCAGCAACCATCAAATCCTCGCTTAGCTCCTAGAGCAAAG CCTTGGGAAGTTAATCAGGTGCAAACCAACTCTACCCAAGTTCTTCAGTCTCAAGTAAATGGCAAGGAATTCAAGATACCAGAGTCCTGGTCGCAGACAAAAAATGTCAGAATCACAGAGACTGATAATGTAATTGAGTATAATGGAGCACCTGCTGCATCCAGTCAGCAGCCAGTCCAACGCGTGTGGGTTCCTCCTCAGCCCCCTCCGGTAGCTATGTCGGCGGCTGCAGAAGCAATCAGACGCCCAAAGCCAATCGTCCCGAAGGAGTCGATGACAGCTGATCAGCCAGTAACTCATTCCGCAGACATCTCTGATGGAGTGGAGATAATCtcaaaatccaaatctgaaggTGCAATAGAAAGTATCAGGGTCAACTCACTTGTAAGCTCTGGTGAGATCCAAGGTCTCAATCACGAAGAGCAATGA
- the LOC130734525 gene encoding peroxisomal membrane protein PEX14-like isoform X4, whose product MATQSPSGQTTGIGGEIVQPANVDQHSSDSVTSVFVNSEPIREDQVQNAVKFLSHPKVRGSPVIHRRTFLERKGLSKEEIDEAFRRVPDSPPSVQTQDGQLNSSSNIQQQGQPQALQPAVSASTAVTTSRGILSWYSFHWSHALVTVGFLVTSCAGTTILIKKSVLPRLKSWIRNVVFEEDYGQLKKNNSKPSLAEEVAHAAKAAAAAAAEMAKASQEMLSSKSEEKRYFVEVVSLLDKQVQEMKVMTNAIRRLEGGHSLSKIDDYQVAQTSSKQLIANGKEDYELRSGKTSLAPASVEPSNAPHPKSYMEIMAMIQRGEKPSNIRDIDDSPPNPYQQPSNPRLAPRAKPWEVNQVQTNSTQVLQSQVNGKEFKIPESWSQTKNVRITETDNVIEYNGAPAASSQQPVQRVWVPPQPPPVAMSAAAEAIRRPKPIVPKESMTADQPVTHSADISDGVEIISKSKSEGAIESIRVNSLVSSGEIQGLNHEEQ is encoded by the exons ATGGCTACTCAATCGCCTTCTGGTCAAACCACAG gtaTAGGTGGTGAAATTGTGCAACCTGCAAATGTTGATCAGCATAGTTCCGATTCAGTGACGTCGGTTTTCGTGAATTCTGAGCCAATTCGGGAGGATCAAGTTCAGAATGCTGTGAAATTTCTGTCACACCCGAAGGTGAGAGGTTCGCCTGTTATCCATAGGCGCACATTTCTGGAGAGGAAGGGGCTCTCGAAGGAGGAGATAGATGAAGCATTTCGGCGAGTGCCT GATTCGCCTCCGAGTGTGCAGACTCAAG ATGGACAGTTAAACTCATCATCAAACATTCAGCAGCAAGGCCAGCCACAGGCTTTACAGCCAGCTGTATCTGCTTCTACTGCCGTTACTACTTCGCGGGGAATCTTATCATGGTACAGTTTTCACTGGTCACATGCCCTTGTTACTGTTGGATTTCTGGTTACTTCATGTGCTGGAACAACTATACTAATTAAG AAATCTGTTCTTCCTCGGTTAAAATCTTGGATACGCAACGTTGTCTTCGAAGAAGATTATGGccaattaaagaaaaataactCAAAACCATCATTGGCCGAAGAAGTTGCACACGCAGCAAAAGCAGCTGCAGCTGCAGCTGCCGAAATGGCGAAAGCCAGCCAAGAGATGCTGAGTTCAAAAAGTGAAG AGAAGAGATACTTTGTAGAAGTTGTGAGCCTTTTAGATAAGCAAGTGCAAGAAATGAAGGTAATGACTAATGCGATAAGAAGATTGGAAG GTGGACACTCCCTCTCAAAGATAGATGATTACCAAGTCGCTCAGACAAGTTCAAAG CAATTAATTGCGAATGGAAAGGAAGACTATGAGTTGCGTTCAG GGAAAACATCATTGGCTCCTGCTTCTGTTGAACCATCTAATGCTCCTCATCCAAAGTCATATATGGAG ATAATGGCCATGATCCAAAGAGGAGAGAAGCCTTCTAACATTAGA GATATTGATGATTCACCCCCAAACCCTTATCAGCAACCATCAAATCCTCGCTTAGCTCCTAGAGCAAAG CCTTGGGAAGTTAATCAGGTGCAAACCAACTCTACCCAAGTTCTTCAGTCTCAAGTAAATGGCAAGGAATTCAAGATACCAGAGTCCTGGTCGCAGACAAAAAATGTCAGAATCACAGAGACTGATAATGTAATTGAGTATAATGGAGCACCTGCTGCATCCAGTCAGCAGCCAGTCCAACGCGTGTGGGTTCCTCCTCAGCCCCCTCCGGTAGCTATGTCGGCGGCTGCAGAAGCAATCAGACGCCCAAAGCCAATCGTCCCGAAGGAGTCGATGACAGCTGATCAGCCAGTAACTCATTCCGCAGACATCTCTGATGGAGTGGAGATAATCtcaaaatccaaatctgaaggTGCAATAGAAAGTATCAGGGTCAACTCACTTGTAAGCTCTGGTGAGATCCAAGGTCTCAATCACGAAGAGCAATGA
- the LOC130734525 gene encoding peroxisomal membrane protein PEX14-like isoform X2, with the protein MATQSPSGQTTGIGGEIVQPANVDQHSSDSVTSVFVNSEPIREDQVQNAVKFLSHPKVRGSPVIHRRTFLERKGLSKEEIDEAFRRVPDSPPSVQTQDGQLNSSSNIQQQGQPQALQPAVSASTAVTTSRGILSWYSFHWSHALVTVGFLVTSCAGTTILIKKSVLPRLKSWIRNVVFEEDYGQLKKNNSKPSLAEEVAHAAKAAAAAAAEMAKASQEMLSSKSEEKRYFVEVVSLLDKQVQEMKVMTNAIRRLEGGHSLSKIDDYQVAQTSSKIQQLIANGKEDYELRSGKTSLAPASVEPSNAPHPKSYMEIMAMIQRGEKPSNIRDIDDSPPNPYQQPSNPRLAPRAKPWEVNQVQTNSTQVLQSQVNGKEFKIPESWSQTKNVRITETDNVIEYNGAPAASSQQPVQRVWVPPQPPPVAMSAAAEAIRRPKPIVPKESMTADQPVTHSADISDGVEIISKSKSEGAIESIRVNSLVSSGEIQGLNHEEQ; encoded by the exons ATGGCTACTCAATCGCCTTCTGGTCAAACCACAG gtaTAGGTGGTGAAATTGTGCAACCTGCAAATGTTGATCAGCATAGTTCCGATTCAGTGACGTCGGTTTTCGTGAATTCTGAGCCAATTCGGGAGGATCAAGTTCAGAATGCTGTGAAATTTCTGTCACACCCGAAGGTGAGAGGTTCGCCTGTTATCCATAGGCGCACATTTCTGGAGAGGAAGGGGCTCTCGAAGGAGGAGATAGATGAAGCATTTCGGCGAGTGCCT GATTCGCCTCCGAGTGTGCAGACTCAAG ATGGACAGTTAAACTCATCATCAAACATTCAGCAGCAAGGCCAGCCACAGGCTTTACAGCCAGCTGTATCTGCTTCTACTGCCGTTACTACTTCGCGGGGAATCTTATCATGGTACAGTTTTCACTGGTCACATGCCCTTGTTACTGTTGGATTTCTGGTTACTTCATGTGCTGGAACAACTATACTAATTAAG AAATCTGTTCTTCCTCGGTTAAAATCTTGGATACGCAACGTTGTCTTCGAAGAAGATTATGGccaattaaagaaaaataactCAAAACCATCATTGGCCGAAGAAGTTGCACACGCAGCAAAAGCAGCTGCAGCTGCAGCTGCCGAAATGGCGAAAGCCAGCCAAGAGATGCTGAGTTCAAAAAGTGAAG AGAAGAGATACTTTGTAGAAGTTGTGAGCCTTTTAGATAAGCAAGTGCAAGAAATGAAGGTAATGACTAATGCGATAAGAAGATTGGAAG GTGGACACTCCCTCTCAAAGATAGATGATTACCAAGTCGCTCAGACAAGTTCAAAG ataCAGCAATTAATTGCGAATGGAAAGGAAGACTATGAGTTGCGTTCAG GGAAAACATCATTGGCTCCTGCTTCTGTTGAACCATCTAATGCTCCTCATCCAAAGTCATATATGGAG ATAATGGCCATGATCCAAAGAGGAGAGAAGCCTTCTAACATTAGA GATATTGATGATTCACCCCCAAACCCTTATCAGCAACCATCAAATCCTCGCTTAGCTCCTAGAGCAAAG CCTTGGGAAGTTAATCAGGTGCAAACCAACTCTACCCAAGTTCTTCAGTCTCAAGTAAATGGCAAGGAATTCAAGATACCAGAGTCCTGGTCGCAGACAAAAAATGTCAGAATCACAGAGACTGATAATGTAATTGAGTATAATGGAGCACCTGCTGCATCCAGTCAGCAGCCAGTCCAACGCGTGTGGGTTCCTCCTCAGCCCCCTCCGGTAGCTATGTCGGCGGCTGCAGAAGCAATCAGACGCCCAAAGCCAATCGTCCCGAAGGAGTCGATGACAGCTGATCAGCCAGTAACTCATTCCGCAGACATCTCTGATGGAGTGGAGATAATCtcaaaatccaaatctgaaggTGCAATAGAAAGTATCAGGGTCAACTCACTTGTAAGCTCTGGTGAGATCCAAGGTCTCAATCACGAAGAGCAATGA
- the LOC130734525 gene encoding peroxisomal membrane protein PEX14-like isoform X1 — translation MATQSPSGQTTGIGGEIVQPANVDQHSSDSVTSVFVNSEPIREDQVQNAVKFLSHPKVRGSPVIHRRTFLERKGLSKEEIDEAFRRVPDSPPSVQTQDGQLNSSSNIQQQGQPQALQPAVSASTAVTTSRGILSWYSFHWSHALVTVGFLVTSCAGTTILIKKSVLPRLKSWIRNVVFEEDYGQLKKNNSKPSLAEEVAHAAKAAAAAAAEMAKASQEMLSSKSEEKRYFVEVVSLLDKQVQEMKVMTNAIRRLEASGGHSLSKIDDYQVAQTSSKIQQLIANGKEDYELRSGKTSLAPASVEPSNAPHPKSYMEIMAMIQRGEKPSNIRDIDDSPPNPYQQPSNPRLAPRAKPWEVNQVQTNSTQVLQSQVNGKEFKIPESWSQTKNVRITETDNVIEYNGAPAASSQQPVQRVWVPPQPPPVAMSAAAEAIRRPKPIVPKESMTADQPVTHSADISDGVEIISKSKSEGAIESIRVNSLVSSGEIQGLNHEEQ, via the exons ATGGCTACTCAATCGCCTTCTGGTCAAACCACAG gtaTAGGTGGTGAAATTGTGCAACCTGCAAATGTTGATCAGCATAGTTCCGATTCAGTGACGTCGGTTTTCGTGAATTCTGAGCCAATTCGGGAGGATCAAGTTCAGAATGCTGTGAAATTTCTGTCACACCCGAAGGTGAGAGGTTCGCCTGTTATCCATAGGCGCACATTTCTGGAGAGGAAGGGGCTCTCGAAGGAGGAGATAGATGAAGCATTTCGGCGAGTGCCT GATTCGCCTCCGAGTGTGCAGACTCAAG ATGGACAGTTAAACTCATCATCAAACATTCAGCAGCAAGGCCAGCCACAGGCTTTACAGCCAGCTGTATCTGCTTCTACTGCCGTTACTACTTCGCGGGGAATCTTATCATGGTACAGTTTTCACTGGTCACATGCCCTTGTTACTGTTGGATTTCTGGTTACTTCATGTGCTGGAACAACTATACTAATTAAG AAATCTGTTCTTCCTCGGTTAAAATCTTGGATACGCAACGTTGTCTTCGAAGAAGATTATGGccaattaaagaaaaataactCAAAACCATCATTGGCCGAAGAAGTTGCACACGCAGCAAAAGCAGCTGCAGCTGCAGCTGCCGAAATGGCGAAAGCCAGCCAAGAGATGCTGAGTTCAAAAAGTGAAG AGAAGAGATACTTTGTAGAAGTTGTGAGCCTTTTAGATAAGCAAGTGCAAGAAATGAAGGTAATGACTAATGCGATAAGAAGATTGGAAG CTTCAGGTGGACACTCCCTCTCAAAGATAGATGATTACCAAGTCGCTCAGACAAGTTCAAAG ataCAGCAATTAATTGCGAATGGAAAGGAAGACTATGAGTTGCGTTCAG GGAAAACATCATTGGCTCCTGCTTCTGTTGAACCATCTAATGCTCCTCATCCAAAGTCATATATGGAG ATAATGGCCATGATCCAAAGAGGAGAGAAGCCTTCTAACATTAGA GATATTGATGATTCACCCCCAAACCCTTATCAGCAACCATCAAATCCTCGCTTAGCTCCTAGAGCAAAG CCTTGGGAAGTTAATCAGGTGCAAACCAACTCTACCCAAGTTCTTCAGTCTCAAGTAAATGGCAAGGAATTCAAGATACCAGAGTCCTGGTCGCAGACAAAAAATGTCAGAATCACAGAGACTGATAATGTAATTGAGTATAATGGAGCACCTGCTGCATCCAGTCAGCAGCCAGTCCAACGCGTGTGGGTTCCTCCTCAGCCCCCTCCGGTAGCTATGTCGGCGGCTGCAGAAGCAATCAGACGCCCAAAGCCAATCGTCCCGAAGGAGTCGATGACAGCTGATCAGCCAGTAACTCATTCCGCAGACATCTCTGATGGAGTGGAGATAATCtcaaaatccaaatctgaaggTGCAATAGAAAGTATCAGGGTCAACTCACTTGTAAGCTCTGGTGAGATCCAAGGTCTCAATCACGAAGAGCAATGA